The DNA sequence TTTTTATAGGGGTACTGCCGCCTAATGTGCATGTAGGTATCTGATAAAATGAGAGTGCTATTAAATACCTGATAAGCACAAAGACATCTTTCAGCAGCGTTCTGTTTTATGATAGACACAGGGGTGTAATTGCTCAGATACCATCAACCTGATAAAAAGGAGGAAACCTGAATGGACAAGCAGAAATGACATTTTAGTGGCACTACTCCCAGAGCCTTGCAGAGTCACTTCCAGTCTCTGTGTGAACATGTAGCAAAGTACATAGATTAACAGCCATTGCTGTCTACATTGATCTTCAATGCCATATTGTGTTCCGTGGGAATaagcagggctgctccagtgTCCTTGCTTTCCCATGGCTATATGCAGAATTACTCCTGTCCTTCTAGGTCTGAAAGTGGCTGACTTTCTAGAACACCTAGTATATTCACCAAGGATAATTCATGAGACTCCTCAAACTAAAATACTTGTAAAAATTCATGGTCTGCAGGAGGAAACTTCAGGAATGAGCTGGAAGCAGTGCCTAGTTCTCAGCAATAAAGCATTACCACACCAGGCCTATGAGAGCACCTATCAGGCTCAGTGCAGAATATGCACTGCAGAACACATTGTGGAAGGTAAGCACTTCTTGTTAAAACAATTCAACATACAGAAAATGTTACAAAAGCCTAACTAGGAATGTGATTATGCTCacattttgctcttttttctttttctttaaacaggCAGAGGCATATAATAATGTATTTCATTTTCCCTCTTTATTCAATAAAACCTTCACCTTTTCTCAAATAGgtatttcagatttttattaTCATTAATTATGTGTATTACAATAGCAGCCAGAAGCCTCCAAATTAGTGCCCAATGCACAGGTCCCTGTTGTACAAACAGATGCTAAAAACCACTCCCAGCTCCAAGCTGATGACAAATGAAAtcatgaagaaaaagaagtccCTTTGGGATCCTGGTCTGAGGAGCCAGGCAGAGACCCAGGGAACATGCAGCATGCTAATGGCTGTGACACTGCTTTTTTCACTTTGGAATAGactctggagaaagaaaaagaactgGGTCTGTTGGTGCATCATGTTTCCCATATGGGAATAATTTATTCATGCTTGCTGATGATCCTAATTTCAAGCCTTGCTCAGTAGGAACCTGAAATTCAACAAGTGAAAAATGTGTCCTCATTGAGGACACACAATAAATTCCCATTATCTCCCTTCAAACTGGGATTTGAGGCTGCTCTCTGGTGGCATTTACAAACCAAGGGAAGaaagaagctgcagaaggaaaaaaagacagacctggattttttACCCAGAGATGAGGGCAAGAATTCAGTCCTGCCTGCCCTGTAAATGGGGCTGGTTGGATGCTTTCCAGCAGGACTGATGTCTTGCAGAATGCTTTCCAGaaaaatgcaactgaaaaaattaAGATGAAGTGGGAAAATATCTCTATCACCTTTCCTGAAGGTGATGGTGGTTCTGCTTCCTTGTCCCTATTGTACCAGTGCCAAGGGGATACAGAACTACTCCAGAAGAGACTAGAAAGAGGTTGTAAAAGATCCAGCAAGAAAGACAAAAGAATCCCACAGACAAGAGAGCCTCAGTTACAGATCTTCAGAGAGGCAGAGGTAGCTTGGGCCATCACTGAAGGGACACTCTACCTGCCTGTCTGAGTCTAGGCTATGGTGATCTAGTTTTTCGAAGGCCACATAGAGTGGAAGTGAGACTGGCTGTTCATTTGCCCTTTTTGCCAGTCACCCAAGAGAGAGTCTTGCACATTTGTACTGAACTTTACATCCCAGATATATAAACAATGCAGAATTATTCTCCTGAGAGGTGAAGGTGGCTAAGCCCATCCTTTTGTTTTATGCATGAGAAGCTCTTTGTGACACAGTGATCACCTTGTCAGCTTTATAGGTACTCTTTCCCCACAGAGCAGTACTACTGCAAACAGCAGCTATGCAGTGAACCCCTCAGCTTTGAAACATTCCTGGGAAGAAGCCCTTCCACCAGAGACCTTCTCCAACAGGGAAGACAAAGCTACACTAGGTAAGAGATACCTTTGCTGTCTGGCAGGAAACAAAGCACTTTCCCTCCTGAAGGCTGCAGATAGATGCCTGCAGTACTTACACCTGCAGGAGAATGTCAGAAAATTATCCCTTGTCAGGAAATCATTAAAAATGTTATCTTTTTCTTTGGGAGttccttgagactttgctcCCTTCATCTTTCTCTCCTCAGTGGCTGCTGGAGAAGGCTGCAGGATATTGGACATGAACCAACATGAGTAGCCAAGATTCTCTTCTAAATACAACTACTATTATTCTTTAATGCCAAACCTTTGGTCCCATTGCTCATAAGCTGTCAGTGTGACACAGGCTACACTCTGACTTCAGCTCACACAGGCCAACTTCTGGAAATAGCTTCATGCTACCTAAGTAAATCTTTGCCTATTAATGAAAATAGCAAAGGGAATGACAAAATTGTTTGGGCAGATAAAAGAACGAGTGTTTGACCTTGACCAAATTCCTCATGTTTAGGTAATCCTTCCCTCTCCTGAAACTCCTGGAAATACCCACAGCCGATCACAgacccttttttctttctctctttttgctAGCAGCTCTTTGTCTTAAACTATAGTGATGTTATTCCTGCAGCAGTGTACCAGGCACACATCACTCTCATCTCCAGAGGTTTGAACTCCTCTGGAGAGGTGCAATAAGGCAGAGGTGAACCACGGTCACTATAAATGCTCTTTGCTTGAGATTAATCTGATATGCTTTTAAGGCATATCAGCTGTATTTTGCATGTTATCATCTGCTTGTGGCAGCATTACACACACCTATTTATACCCACAAGTCAATAAGGGGCAGCCCAGGACCTTGGCTCTGGTGCTGATTTGGGACTGGAGTGTCTGCTTCCTTGGGGAAAGATGGGAAAGGGTGATGCCACCTGCCACATCACCAGAGGGAGGcaaaggctgcagcagcaccatggCTTCCTTCCACCTCCAAGACCCAGCAAAATGGGTACAGCTTAGTTgcaaaaaagaaaccccaagGCAGAGCTCAGGGGCCCCCATGAGTCCAGTCCTTGGCCACACCGTCCCCTCTCCAGGAGCATCCTGCCCACCTGGCCAGCAGTGCTCTCCTCCTCACAGAGTCCCCAGGTTGATGGATCTCAGCTCCCTTTTGCCACTTGCCAGGGAGTGGTGGCAGGGAatgggggcaggcagggagcccaTCTCCCTGTAGGGGAGAGAAgaaagccctgctgctgcttctgcagcagggGCAGCGTGCCCAGCTTCACGCATGTGCCCGTCATCATCGGCCACCTCCACCCAGAGCACCACCACAGCCACCGACATGTGCCATGAGGGTCCTTCCAGCTGTAAAATTTCCTCGGAGACACCAGGGGCAGCAACAGCCTCCCAGTCTGTCGTGACACCCAGGAttctggcagcacagcagcagccccacaccccGTTGGGGGCTGTGTGCCGGTGCCCTGGCCCGCAGCAAGGACACCGTGTCCCCTCAGTTCAACACCTTCTCCGAGAAGTGTCccagcttcccttcctcctgcacGGGCTGGGAGGCTTGTCCAGCGCAGGACGGGCCCCActcctgggccagggctgcaccAGGCCACCGTGGCCCCCCGctgcccggggccgggcgggcgccCTGCAGCTCCGCACACTTCTCCTTGTAGTGCTGGGCATTGCCGGCGAAGGTCTCGCAGCGGCTCAGGTTCTCCTCCTGCACCGGGCTGCCCACGTTCTCCTCGCTCAGCCCCGAGGAGGCTGTTGTCCCCTCCTGAGAGTTTTGGCTAAGGTAGACAACAATGATGTCTCCCTTGAAATTCATGACTTGTCCACTTGAAATAAAGGTGGAGTTACTGTTTCCAGTCACATTTCCTAAGAAAggatggggaagaaaagaagacACACATGATTaatattttcccctcacaaGGTGGACACTTAGTGCAGTGAACTTAATCTGCTGTGGTGGCTTTGTTCTTGttccattattttttcccccgTGACATGAGGATGCTGTTATAATCAATGCCTTCCACTGGACCTTTTCATTATTTCCATTTTCGTCTTCTCAGGACAAAGTCTGTCATACGCAAGGAGCCTGTCTGGAAGGGTTGGAAACATTTTCCCTCTGAGCTGTGATCTGGGAAGCCAGAGAGAGGGTGACGATCTCATGTCCCCTGTGTTGCCCGATGCACAAAGCAGTGTCCaacctgcctctgcctgcagtTTGTGAGGAAATTGTGATGCTAATTATTTCTGGCTATAAGATTTATATTTTCCTAGAGTCCCACAAATCACACTGTTTACCAAAGAGGCAATAAACCCCCAATCAGTCCTACCATTTGGGTTAGGTAGCAGGCTTACTGAATAAATACTGAAAGACTTAACATCAGATCACACAGTCACACAGTGTCCAAAAACCATACAATTATCTTATATAGTCCAGATCCTCCATGAAGTTACACTCATCTAGCCTCTGCAGAGATTTAGCTGGATAGAGACTGATGCCATTGAAGAGACAGAGTCTACATTATAGCAACTTAACAGAGTTATGGTTTCAGTCAGTCTGCCTGAGGTTAGAGATTTTTCAGTATAAATGCAATCCTTCTGCTATTCAAGGACTGGGCTGCTGACCTAAATGACAGCAGGACCAGGCTCTGGGAATTAATAAACTTTCCgcagagcagaaagaaaataactgaGAACAAACTTCCAACACCAAACTAACAAGCTTGCTAAagtttgaaaatgaaataaactgAAGAAACCAACAAAATTTTCTTAGCCTGTCAACACCCTTACTAAGAAatgtttttcctgctgtgcttcACTTCATCATTACTTGCAGACTGATCCAACTCCTTTTAGATATTTCGTGCTTTCTTTATGACATTCCTCAACACCTGAGACATTCCCATTTTCTTTGCAGataaacacagcccagcccagagaaATGCTGTTTTTCCAGTGGCCATGGGTGATGTTTGCACACCAGCAGTGGGCACTGGTCTCCAGCTGTGTCTGGATCTGTGCCTGCTCAGACCTGAGTCTGGGCAGCACTTGAGCATCTCTCTAATAGGCCTCCCTTAAGCAATCTTATTTATTTCACCTAAACCACTGCATGGCTAGCTCTTTGCCTTCTTCCCAAGTGCTGTTGATTAAGATGAGATGTCCATAAGGGTTTTCTCTGTGGGAGTTTTTCCCTGCTGGTTCTTTCCCCTGTGTTTGATTCAGTGTGGCTGCTTGCCATGAATAAAAGTCTTGGGTATAATGGCAGTACAAAAATAACTGTTTGTCTTTAAACAGATTGCCTGTCACTTGCAAAAGGTGCTGTGAATAAACTTACCAGTGCTCAGCACGAGATCAAAAATTTAGAAATATACGTGATagtgggaaggggaaaaaaaaggcagattaTCACATGTTTAGCTGAATGTGGCTGGAAGACCTTCTGTGCTTTCTGAAGACACCATGCTGAAACTAAAGGATATCTAAGGCCTGAAAGCATGGAAAATGGACAAAAGAGCTTCCTACACTGTGCAAGAAAAGTGCTTCCAACCTGAAAATTATAAGGGACACATTCAGAGTGAAGGCATTGTTCTCTGCAGTGTTTCAGCCTTTTGATCTCTTCAGACTATCTGATATGAATAACAAAGACAGATTAATTTTTGTGGTAATTGTCCACTAAGAACTGGAACAAGGCAGGCAAATAATTTTCTCTGAGACATTTAATGGCCTCTAGGTGGTGAGAACTGTTTGTCACTGCCAAACCAGGCTGGTTTGGGATCTGGAAGTGAAAGGCTTTGCAAAACCAGTCCCAGTTATGAGTCAGCTAAGTTTTCCTGCACTCGTGTTATGCTGTAGCCCTGCACAGCATTTGAGGTGGGCCTGAACTTATCCTTCATGTTCTGACTGCCTCCAGGCTTGTGAGAAGAACTTCTGAGCAGCTTTGAAGAACTGCCTTGAAGGCTTACCTCCATCTCCAGTGGTGAGCCCTGGAAGGGGCACCTGCCCAGAGGTCCCCTTTGGTCCTCTAGGATTGTTTCACAGGAGGGACAGAGTTTACCAGTTCTGTTGTCATTTTGAGTGTTAGTGAACCAACACCAAAACTTCATGGAATTTACCATGctctttttcttcccatttttcacCCACACTTTTTTGTACCATTCTGTTTTAGCATAACTGTGTGCAAAGCCTGGTGGCTCCAGTTGCTTTGAAAAGCTTTACAGAAAGTTATTTCACATGCACATTTATTCCATCTGGGCATTTCAAAAGGCCTAGCAAAATGACAGATGCTGATGCACCCACACATGCAGCCCTGGCATGCCTGGGCTGCTTCAGTGAGGCTGTCCTGGTCCTCATGCAACCAGACACTGCCAGGGGGGCATGGCCATTCTGTGGGCAGAAAAACTACTCTGCCAGCAAGCCAAGTTACCCACAGATCAACTAACCCACGCTCTGATACTGCCCACAGCTCTGTCAGTATCTTCCTGTAGTCATGCCTAAAACCTGGCAAATTAGGAACACGGTATCTGTGCTCAGGTCTCACCAGATGGCACTATAGCATGTACATATCCAAAGGCACAGACACAATTAAAATCCTGTATAAAGAGTTGTGCTGCAGATCTAAGATGGCACTTGCTAGCACAGAACTTATATCCAAGCTCTCCCATTTGGTCTATTGttctttaatattttctctttctctttgtgtCATACTTAGAAAGAAAAGCAGTACCAAATATAACCTGGATTTCAGTTATACCTCAGGAGtccaacaataaaaaaaaagataatctGTGTTCTCTTTACTCCTGTTGCATTTTGTACAGACCAGACAGTAAAACTGCATCAACATTTCAGGAAACTGAAGCAGCAGAAAGTTTCTGCTCTTCAGAAGATGAATGCTACACACTTTCAGATTCCCATAGGGAATGCATGTTCAGAGAAGAAGGGCCTTCAAGTGTGTTGTTTTGGGGCTTTGGCAGACTGACAAGAATGTCTCTGTAAGAAATTTTAAGGCACAATATGGTTTTAGAGAAAGGCAACAGCTTACAACTGCTGTGGGTATTACAGTAATACTTGGATGTCCCACTCAACACTAAGGTCTCATTATGCTTGGCAGTGCActgatataaataaaaatagaccATCTAACTTTATGAGATTATAATCTAAAATGACTAATAACATATGACAGGCAGATTGCAGACTTTTGTACTGAAAAAAGTCTGGGGAAGGAAGGTTTCATCCAGAGAAGTCACATAACTTCCCTTCTGCTGGTTTTGCTTcagtgcttttttccttttcatttgaCAATTTTGCTATATTTACTCAATTAATAAATTGGTACACAATTAGTAAAGTAATCAGTGTTTTAGAGTTGTTTAGGGAACAAAGCATATGTGTATGGAGAAACAGTGTCTATATGAAACCATTTCATGTGAATGCTTATATCCcagcaaataaaaacaaagagaaagagcCGTAAGAAGAAAATTGTAGATAATCTCAGACTCAGTCACGGACACCAGCTTACAGCTCCAGCTGGAGTTTCACTGACCACTGTATAAATGTAACTGACTTAAATCTAATGGCAAAAATATGTGTGCACACCAGTGAATGAGAAGTATCTGCCTGAGCATTATGCATCCTTCCTAGCTCAACCTCTAAGTCCCTATATTGTGTTCTGCTAACAGAACCACCTGGCCTCTACAGTGACAGCCAGAAGGTGGGTTCTGCATTGCTGGTTGGATCAGGGTGGGACAATGATTCCATGCTGGGCTCATTCTTCTTGTAGAATTCAATACAAGCCAACCGGCCTTACAGttttagacttttttttcaGACTAGATTCAGGGcaattaagtaaaaaaaaataattttcttctcctAAATCAGATCTTCTGAATACTACTGATCTAGCAAAGAGAACAATCCTATACAACTGTGTATGAGTGAAGCCTAATGGGCTTACCAGATGCTGGAGGGAGGTCTGAAGTGCTTCTGTGTGTCCCTGAAGTGCTTCCATTTGTGTTCTGGTACTTCACGTTGGTACTATCTGAAGGTGCATCTTCCATACCAAGATCGTTTGCTAGGGTGCTCTGGCCAGCAGAGACAAAATTCAAACCACAGGTGCACTGGGCACAGGAACCAGTTTCTGGGGAGGTGGAGGTACTGTCAGCCGCAGCACAACAGGGTTTGTAACACTTTTGGGGAGATTCTCTGTACAAAATGCCACACCTCACACAGATCTTCTCTGAGTCACAGTTTGTTGCAAAATGATCTGTGTCTTTGTTGCCTGTTAccttcaggcaactgtgggcATGTTGGCAAGATTTCTGTAGAAGCTGGTCCGTGGCAATGTGTGCCCCATCTGTGCTGGAAGGAGGGTGAAAACCTTGAGAGACTGATACATCCTCTGTGCTCCCAATACCTGAAAAGAGCTGGTTTAAGCTGTCATTCTCCCCTGCCTCCATTGGTTCTGAAAATGATGACACAGCTTTACTGGCAGTCTGACTTAGTAAAGATAAATAATCAGTGTTATTGAGATCCTTATCCATGTACTCGTCTTCTGTGGGAACTGGTGGGAATTGGTAATCATCAGTCTCGGTTACCACAGAAAAGTCTCCTGCCTCAcaaggctctgtgctggggctctCATTCCTGCAAGGAGTGTGACCAGAGGTGCAGCATGATTTTCCAGGGACAGGAGAGCCCGAGGGGACCAGGAGACACGTGCCTTCAGCAGTCTGGGGGACAGGAGCATTTGTGATGTTCACAGTAACAAGTGCATCTCTGGGGGGTTCCTGAAAGAAATTGAAAGTAAAAATGTGTTTAACAAATAGATCAACATGGAGTTATTTTTTagacaaagaaggaaaagggatcATGGTCCTCCCTCTGTGTGGAGCTGCTGAGGTTGAGCAGTGCTGCTATATTTGAGTCTTGATGTGCAATTCTACTCTGCTGTGAAACTGTGAAACACCTGGGCTCAGCAGGTGTTGAGAATGGAATCTGCTGGCCTGGGGAGCAATAACATTCAATCTTGTGAGACAACTATTCCTAGCTTTTTCTTCGAGGCCACTCAAGAAGAGTTAATAAACGTAGAAGAGTTGCTGGATTCTGCTGTTCCTTATGGACCATTAGTAAGACCCACAAAAGTGCTTATTAGGTTTTGGAAACACTCCCATGTGTCTGAAGGGCTATTGATCTGTGAGGCCTTACTGGGGGCTGAATTTTTAATATCAGCAATGACTGAAGAAAGATCCTGAGTTGATTCAGAAGTTCTGAGACAAGCTAGAAGAAAACACAAGCAAGGCTGTATTAACCTGAAAGGCTAGGACAAAAAAATGCAAAGGCCCATGACATCCTGTTGTCACAGTAACTGACAAAGTAAAGCTACATTTTTGGTAGCAGCTCCAAAAAAAGGGTTGGGAAATACTTCAGGGGTTTTCTTCAGCTTTTACAACTTGTGCTTTAAAGATGGGTGTTTGGGAGCTGATACCTTTAATTTCTAGCATCTGTTCAGATCTTCCAGGATAGAAAAGAGAGTGTAAGTGCTGCCAGCCACTAATTGCTGTTGAATCACTCCTCTGTCCCAGAGGACCGAAGCAGCTGCCAAGACAGGAGGCTGCATGAAGACTTATGAGACAAAAGAGGAACTGCCTGCTCAGaaaggtgggttttttggtatgtttggtttttcttttaagcaATGAAATCAGAGTCTTTCAACAGCTAAGCTCATCACTGCTCCTAGAAGGGGTgatgggacactggggacacctcagTCCACATCTACGGTGTTAAGCAGGCGGTGCACATGAACTTGAAGCAGTGCTACCATCTGTTTCAAGCATGGAGCTGGTGTTCTTCCAGAACAAAAGCCCTTACTTATTTTGTATCGGAATGCGCAAGCAGGATTTCTTCCTCCCTAGAATTAAGGAGTCAAACAGTTTCTTTAGCTGATGGCTCTGTGTTTAATCCCTTGCATGCCTGGCATTTTTGGCATGACCCAAATCCAAGTTTCTTCCCTGTGAGTACTCTGGTATGTAACAAGGGGCAAACTCAGCTGAAGATTTTCCTGCACTTAGGATTTAGAAAGGCTCTCTCCTAGGCAGTCTCAGGTGCTCAGCAACCAGTGGGTTCATGATTAACTTTTTCATCATAATTATTAAATAATCACGAGACCTTTATCTCTGTTAAAACTGGCTGAAACCTGAGAGCAGGTTCAGAAGCTATTTGTGAATGGTGATTTCACACACCTCACATTTacagaaaaccagactgaaaaaGCCAAAATTGTGAGCAATTTTTGAGGAACTTGAAATTTGTTTTCTAGCCAAAGATTACCATGGAATCTGCTTCAGAAGGGATGTCAGGAATGCCAtgaggaaaacacaaaacaaagagaaaatgctACCATCTTTGACTTTACCTTTGTTCCTTTTATTTGGCTGCACACTTCATTAGCCCAGTTCTGTAGATCTGCTGTAGGGAAAACAAAAGAGTAGCTGTAACATATAGCAGGCACTTAAGCTGACCACAGACCTAAACACCCACAGTCATTCACAACCCGCAATATCATATTAACTAAAACCAGCAAGCCTGTTTTTACTGCCTGCTCAAGTGTCCCAGCATTGGTCTAGCTGAGGATTCATTGTAACTGGAACAGAGATATATTTCTGTGGAACAAATGTTTCCAAACTCCCAAAATAGACCACGGACAAACTGTGTTCCACATCAAATGGGGTTTCTTTCCTGGTCATATGTCACACCAAGCTATGACTGGCCCAACAACGACCTGCTCACAGCAGAAATGGTCTATTTCAAGAGAAGTCACATGGATGGCCCAAAGGCCCTTCCCAGACAGGAGTGagaagcctggagaaaagagggTAAGCCACTGAAACCACAGGATGGCAGCCTCAAATATAGCATACTCTACTTAATCAGGGTATGCTTAATGAGGAAATTCATTCCAATTTCTTTGGAGTATCTCCCAAGGAAAAGCTTTAAGTCCAACATGCTTGGATTTAATGAGCAATTAGCAAGTCTTggtttctgtttaaaaattcaTGAGACTTTGCAGGGCTCAAGTCCCATGTACATTTGAAGTTTACGATGGTTTTGCATGGCTGAAGACAGATGAGCTGTGCAGCCACTGCCAGTTCCCAGCAATGACTCTGTTGCTTTGATGTTAATTTACCACCAGTACCCACAACAAGCAGGAAGGGCTTCTTCCTAAGCCTGCAATTCTCCCAGGCCAGGTGAGCAGGATTCCCCATGCAAAGACCATGAGGGGCAAAtgctgctctgtcactgcagaGCAGTAGGGCAataaaaaagccaaagaaaTTGCATTCCCTCCCTAACCTGCTCTGCATCGCAAGTATTTGGTTTGTGAGAAGAGTCACCATTtcctccagcccatcccagaaaTTCCAGATTTAGCACAACCCATGTTTAGTGTGGCAGAGGCAGCCCATTTCTAAAACACGGGCTGAAATACACTTTACAAGAAGTGAGTTCTGTCTTCCTTTCCACTGCTCCCAAAACTTTTCATAAATTGCTAGCACTTGGAAAAGGAAATGATAGAAAAAGCTTTCCAtgtttaggggaaaaaaattaagaaccaACAGAACAATACCTCTGCATGTCCTTCACTAAGAGACCCAGGGCTTAACATAGAGTAGAGGAATACAGAGGTATTTCtattatattaataataaacTCAGTATCCCACTGTTATCCAGTATGCCTTTGGCTacaatttttctatttttatactTTAACTATTCATACTACTGCCTTCTAGTATTTCTTCAATACCTCATCAGAACTTCAGTCTTCAGCTAAAAACATAATCTCCATCATATTCTCAAATACACATCAGTTTTAAAATCCGTATTTTAACCTGTCCAGATGCAGGTTTCAGGTGGGAGGGAAAGTAAGGTGAAGGAGACAGGACTTCTATGTGTCCCTGCTTCCCTTCAGCCAAggggccagctgtgccaggtgcAGGCCCAGGAATAGCCCTCCTCCTTCCAACCACACTCATGTCTGCCCTGAGGATGGTCACTCCATGGGTCAAGTGTAATGCACTGTAAATTACTGCCTGCCTAGAGGAGAGGAATTCTTAGCCTGGCTAGAAAAAGTATATGCATATGGACAGACACAGGGATGGCATAGAACGTCCAGTGTAATTCCTGAGCTTCTTGGTCTGTTGGTTACCCATGAAATCAGAGTGCACACAGTTGTCACACCCATGAATACCATTAGCTATGATGTACCTGTCAgctttttccccttcttcttgTAGTATACAATGAAGACGACAATGCCAATTAGTGTCACGAAAAACAAGATGACAATCAACACGTACAAGATCCTGTTTGTCCCTGCAGGGTGTAAAAGAGATAGTGCCATCAGCATAGTCTGCACTCAGCAATAAGACAATCCTTGCTCATTTTACCTGCTCTTCTACAGGGGAGGGGTGTTTTTCCTTCCTATTTGATATTTAGTTTCTATAATAAGAACAGTAACTCTAGTACTCATGCAGTTCTGCGACAAGCAACCACACTGATGGTACCTGGTACCAAGACTTTTCCAGAAAAACCAGAATCCTGGTAGAGAGCAATGTTGTCTGGTCATGCTTCTCTCAATGTTCCCTTACAAGCTGCCAGCAGGCCCCTGGGCTGAGCTTGATCTCACTCAGGGAACAGAGGACACACATTTCATGGAGACTATAGATACAGGTGGAGAAATTTGTCCTTTATCTCAGGTTCTGATGGATCGCTGCAAGTCAGGCAAGCAACCTCCTTGGTATCATATCCAAACTGACGAAGGAAATGAACAGTGGGCAAGAAGGGATACCTGAGAAGGATCAGGCTGAGACTGTGTCCCATTGCTATAAAATAAGCAAGGAGAGGAGCTGCTAGTCTTTATACATGTAATGCGTGTGtagaaagcacagaaaaatacaCAAGCTATAAACATGATGGAGTCATGGGTATAACATGGCTGAAACAGCAATGCTGCCATGCAGTTTTAGTGGGAGGCGTTAAATTCAGCTCAATAGTGGACACAGGCCCTAGAGTCACCAGGCctgaaacaatttttaaagATGGGATTTTCCAAGAGCACTGTCTCGGTCTACAGCTGCTCTCCCTAGAGTCACCCACAATGAGAATGGATTTAAGTCAGCCCCAAACTCTAATAATAacatccctcctcctccctgctaCTCTCCAATCGACAACCCCCATGAGGACACAAACCATCTTCTGATGGCTCAGGCATCTTCCGTTCTTTACAAACTGCATCAGACTTGTCAGTCCCAGGCACACTTTCTTCCATTCCTAGAGCTGTACAgctaaaaaagaaagacaaagaagCTAGGTTCTCTCAAGGAAGCTTGTTGTGCCTCCTACACTTATGCAGAGCAGTACTTTCTGTTATAAAATATGACATTTCTCCACACCTAAGAACCTCAGATACTTGATTTTTGGCTCAGCAGTTGCTGTCACTGCTCTCTCTTGTTCTCCTCTA is a window from the Passer domesticus isolate bPasDom1 chromosome 1, bPasDom1.hap1, whole genome shotgun sequence genome containing:
- the TNFRSF11A gene encoding tumor necrosis factor receptor superfamily member 11A isoform X2, with translation MAGITKEGILELSKLRGRKGRKRSSQLKCASLRCPGAGAWLEGSSFPSVAGKGATGGGRGAHPDMPVPSGCWLLLLSLAAAGEQLSLQITPPCESEQHYEHSGRCCRKCEPGKYLSARCTATSDSVCLPCGPNEYMDVWNEEDKCLLHKICDQGKALREVNPGNSTFQRQCACTMGYHWSEDCDCCQRNTMCAPGLGVKPPVQQDRDTMCIPCPRGYFSEVSSSTDECKSWTNCTALGMEESVPGTDKSDAVCKERKMPEPSEDGTNRILYVLIVILFFVTLIGIVVFIVYYKKKGKKLTDLQNWANEVCSQIKGTKEPPRDALVTVNITNAPVPQTAEGTCLLVPSGSPVPGKSCCTSGHTPCRNESPSTEPCEAGDFSVVTETDDYQFPPVPTEDEYMDKDLNNTDYLSLLSQTASKAVSSFSEPMEAGENDSLNQLFSGIGSTEDVSVSQGFHPPSSTDGAHIATDQLLQKSCQHAHSCLKVTGNKDTDHFATNCDSEKICVRCGILYRESPQKCYKPCCAAADSTSTSPETGSCAQCTCGLNFVSAGQSTLANDLGMEDAPSDSTNVKYQNTNGSTSGTHRSTSDLPPASGNVTGNSNSTFISSGQVMNFKGDIIVVYLSQNSQEGTTASSGLSEENVGSPVQEENLSRCETFAGNAQHYKEKCAELQGARPAPGSGGPRWPGAALAQEWGPSCAGQASQPVQEEGKLGHFSEKVLN
- the TNFRSF11A gene encoding tumor necrosis factor receptor superfamily member 11A isoform X1, producing MAGITKEGILELSKLRGRKGRKRSSQLKCASLRCPGAGAWLEGSSFPSVAGKGATGGGRGAHPDMPVPSGCWLLLLSLAAAGEQLSLQITPPCESEQHYEHSGRCCRKCEPGKYLSARCTATSDSVCLPCGPNEYMDVWNEEDKCLLHKICDQGKALREVNPGNSTFQRQCACTMGYHWSEDCDCCQRNTMCAPGLGVKPPVQQDRDTMCIPCPRGYFSEVSSSTDECKSWTNCTALGMEESVPGTDKSDAVCKERKMPEPSEDGTNRILYVLIVILFFVTLIGIVVFIVYYKKKGKKLTADLQNWANEVCSQIKGTKEPPRDALVTVNITNAPVPQTAEGTCLLVPSGSPVPGKSCCTSGHTPCRNESPSTEPCEAGDFSVVTETDDYQFPPVPTEDEYMDKDLNNTDYLSLLSQTASKAVSSFSEPMEAGENDSLNQLFSGIGSTEDVSVSQGFHPPSSTDGAHIATDQLLQKSCQHAHSCLKVTGNKDTDHFATNCDSEKICVRCGILYRESPQKCYKPCCAAADSTSTSPETGSCAQCTCGLNFVSAGQSTLANDLGMEDAPSDSTNVKYQNTNGSTSGTHRSTSDLPPASGNVTGNSNSTFISSGQVMNFKGDIIVVYLSQNSQEGTTASSGLSEENVGSPVQEENLSRCETFAGNAQHYKEKCAELQGARPAPGSGGPRWPGAALAQEWGPSCAGQASQPVQEEGKLGHFSEKVLN
- the TNFRSF11A gene encoding tumor necrosis factor receptor superfamily member 11A isoform X3; amino-acid sequence: MPVPSGCWLLLLSLAAAGEQLSLQITPPCESEQHYEHSGRCCRKCEPGKYLSARCTATSDSVCLPCGPNEYMDVWNEEDKCLLHKICDQGKALREVNPGNSTFQRQCACTMGYHWSEDCDCCQRNTMCAPGLGVKPPVQQDRDTMCIPCPRGYFSEVSSSTDECKSWTNCTALGMEESVPGTDKSDAVCKERKMPEPSEDGTNRILYVLIVILFFVTLIGIVVFIVYYKKKGKKLTADLQNWANEVCSQIKGTKEPPRDALVTVNITNAPVPQTAEGTCLLVPSGSPVPGKSCCTSGHTPCRNESPSTEPCEAGDFSVVTETDDYQFPPVPTEDEYMDKDLNNTDYLSLLSQTASKAVSSFSEPMEAGENDSLNQLFSGIGSTEDVSVSQGFHPPSSTDGAHIATDQLLQKSCQHAHSCLKVTGNKDTDHFATNCDSEKICVRCGILYRESPQKCYKPCCAAADSTSTSPETGSCAQCTCGLNFVSAGQSTLANDLGMEDAPSDSTNVKYQNTNGSTSGTHRSTSDLPPASGNVTGNSNSTFISSGQVMNFKGDIIVVYLSQNSQEGTTASSGLSEENVGSPVQEENLSRCETFAGNAQHYKEKCAELQGARPAPGSGGPRWPGAALAQEWGPSCAGQASQPVQEEGKLGHFSEKVLN